Part of the Plasmodium falciparum 3D7 genome assembly, chromosome: 10 genome, aatcatTTCATGGCATTTAcacaaaattttttaattaataattcttttaaatacTATATATTCCTTATTTAATATGACCTTTCAAATGGTATTGgtattatttgttattatgaCCAAaccattattaaaaaaaaaaaattttcgaAGATCATTGAGAAAATAAATTGTAtatctatatctatatatatatatatttataaaatatgtaactcttttcaaaatatacacttgattttttatgtttacattatttttttcccccctaacaacataatattatttacacctttatatattttttctatgaatttaaaaaaatgataatagtaTTATAATAACTTGTAAGGTGCATTTTATGTTTTCTTAAATTAATATCCAAAGGAATTAATAAGATATTACtttgtttaataaatatattttcccatacaaatttaattaaattattaatatactatatatatatatatatttttttatttatactttaatgcatatattattgaaaaagaaaaaaaagaaaaaaaagaatgtaaTTTACTTTATATTAATGTTTTTATAGAACATATTAATctgatatatatacatatatatatatatatatatatatatattctatttattctcatacataaatatgtataatttaaaaatatgtaaaaaggttcattatgaataatttaatatttttatatatgcacatataaataaatattatattctccACAGTCACCTTCCAATATAAGCGCACAACTTAATATCGtgaaaattttgaaaaaacaaaattgttttaaaatattaaaaaaatataaaataaataaataaataaataaatatatatatatatatatatatatataacaacacACACAGATCATAAAACTgcgtatatttttataataaaaaaaaaaattcaaagtgaaataaaatatgtacatatatgtatatataataataatatacacatatatcaTCCTTCTAgattaaaataaatgtaaagacaaatatattatttttaattgaattaaaaaaagttatCTTTCGAAattgaatattttaattatcaaataataatttaattatataatttatttaatttttttttaatacattccCCCCATATCACCCATAGAATTAACTGAATTCATATGTTGTGATGATTCTTCATTTTTGGAATCTTTAAAATCAACAATAGCAACTTCTGTTGTTGTCATTAATGATGCTATAGAAGCAGCATCTGATATAGCTGTTTTAACAACTTTGGTTGGATCAATAATACCTGATTCAATCATATCTACATATTTTCCTTCTTGCGCATTAAAACCTATATtagaatttttttcttttaaaatatttcctGCTACAACTGAACCTTCATGTCCAGCATTTTCAGCAATTTGTTTAATTGGTGCTTTACAAGCatctttaataatattaacaccAACTCTTTGATCATAATTATCAGTTTGAACTGAATCTAATTCTTTCGAAGCAAACAATAATGCACTACCACCACCTGGAACAATACCTTCTTCAACAGCAGCCTTAGTAGCACAAAGAGCATCTTGAATTCTGTCTTTAATTTCATTAACTTCTACTTCACTTATTCCTCCTACTTTTATTAAAGCAACTCCACCTGTAATTTTAGCTAGACGTTCttgtaatttttctttttcataatctgatgtattcatttttatagcATTTCTTATACTTTCACATCtttcatttatttcttctttttttccttctcCTTCCATAATTAATGTACTATCTTTGGTAACATTTATGGATTTTGCTTTACCTAAATAAGAAACAACTTGTGGATCATCTAATTTTAATCCAGTTTCTTCTGTAATAACTTTTGCTCCTGTCATTACTGCTATATCATGAATCAAGGCTTTTCTGTGTTCTCCAAATCCTGGTGCCTTTACTgcacatatttttaaacctAATCTCAATTTATTTACAATTAATGTAGCCAATGCATCACTATCAACATCTTCTGCTATAACTAATAAGGATGACTGGTTTTGTAATACATGTTCCAAAACTGGTAATAAAGATTTAACAgtagatatttttttttcatgtataAGTATATATGGTTTATCAAGTTCTACCTTCTGGTCTTTgctattattaataaagtaGGGAGAAATATAACCTCTATCAAATTTTATACCTTCTACAATTTCTAATTCATGTTGTAGCGTTTTTCCTTCCGTAACCGTAATGGTTCCTTCTTTTCCTACTTTTTTCATGGTATCAGCAATTAGTTGacctatatttttatcaccGTTTGCTGATATACTTGCGACATTGAAAATTTCTTCTGTTGTTGTAACATCCTTCTTTATTGAATTTAAATACTCCAAAACCTTTTCGACACCTTTATTTATACCTCTTAATAAATCCATTGGGTTCATTCCTGAATCAACTGCTTTACAACCCTGTTGAAATATTGATCTAGCTAAAATTGTAGCTGTTGTTGTACCATCACCTGCTTTATCATTGGTATTTGCAGCAACTTGTTTTACCATTTGTGCACCAAGATTAGCTAGCTTGTTGTTAAATTCAATGCTCTTAGCAACTGTTACACCATCCTTTGTTATTTTGGGTGAACCAAATGACTGTTCTATGATAACATTTCTTCCTTTTGGACCAAGCGTTACACTAACCGCGTCGGCCAACTTATTGCAACCTATATTtatgaattaataaataaaatataataataaataaataaatatatatatatatatatatatatataacatataatggCATATTATGTAAACAtaaaattgtaaaaaaaaaaaaaaataataataattatactaaaaatttaaacatttataagcataaatatattatatacatttatataggTACTATTATACAATTATACAGATaaatattaagaatatataaaaataacacacatataatattaaccTGTAAGCATAGCAGTCCTTGCATCACTTCCAAATCTTATATCTTTTGATATGTTTCTCTTCTGAATATTACTTAAAATTGAAACACACTTGTTTCTATTACTGCcgttattaaaaattttccCTCGTAATGTTGATATCATTGTTTCtacaatttaataaaatacgttttcaaaaatttaattttttactcttattttattatattatatttttaatttatcttattatatatatatatatatatatatatatatacatatatattatatttttaaaggtTTACACAATCCttcacatataataatttatctatatgaattattcacaaaattcaaataaaataattcacataaattatattatatacttataaatatttatttatttaatttatgaaTCGTCAAACATTCACAtatcaaacaaaaaaaaaaaaaaaaaatttaattatttatatttattattattttatatataaatatatatatgtatattacatgaaattaaaatgataatatgtgaaaaaaaaaaataaataaaataatagagtttatatatatatatatatatatatatatatattcataaaatataaacctTTTCTTAAAACgcttgaaaaataaaattattcaacatatatatatttttttatttatatattatagtactattttataaagatgtcatataaaataaatgcaCTTGAAGTATTCAtaagtaaaataatatatatgtaaatttttctttttaaaaatataaaaaaagaaaagaaattttcTACAAAAACACatcaaattaaaaataagtagattcatatgatttaaaataaaaattaatattaattatatatatattatatatttgtgaaataataataataaaaaacgaGCTTACAAAAATGTAgtgctatatatatatatatatatatatatataaatatataagtacatataatattagcttttttatattattacctgAGATTATGGTATTATAAGGAAGAAagttattttaatttattttttttagaaaagGTGGGAAATTTTCTACTACATAGTTATCATGTGTTAATTTTTCTTGATGAAGaccattaaatttttttatatattttatttttatgttatatatttgtatctctgtatttatacaaaaattTGGAGATTTTTCCtgtaatcattttttatttagatagaaaattaatattaatatattttatgtatgaatatttaggaacatttttatatgttatgtaggttttatttctatttttttttttttttttttttttttttttatatcctaCCTGTGTATTTTGCCAATTAAAATCCATTATTTCCATCCATTTGGTTGAAtctttgtttatattaattttttgtaataattcGGATAGTTCATCAAAGATTAAGTTATATTTATGGAAAATAAGTTTTGTGGAACTATtaattttaagaaaaaaaatggaaatatatatatatatatatataaatatattatataaaataaaataggggaatatacaaaatatatatttttcaatacttatttttttgtgtgtttaTTTACTTCTCGATAATTGGATTACTGAtggtattaatataaaaattggtATTAATAGCGTCATGTATTCTTATCTATGTGTGTAAAATTTATCAATTATAgtaatcatatttattaaataattaatatatatatatatatatatatttatttatttatatttatatttttaaattagtACTTGCTTAGAATTTGATAAAATATTGCAGTCTTGACAATTAGAAATCATTAGAGATGACTCGACAGCTGAAACCCTAAATAAGAATTAATATGTATGAGAATAGAattgaaacaaaaaaaaaaaaaaaaaaatatataatataatataatataatataatataatataataatgtgtattcatatataagGTAGTCTTTTTGAATTTTACCAGATTGTGCATTGTTTAATTTTCTGTATTAACACAGAGCTTAATATATCAAGTATAATAATTTCACAATTAacctaaaaatatatatatatatatatatatataatattatagatatataaataaataaattatacttCTTTCATATTTTACTAAATTATCCAGTAATAAATTAGAACATCCCGTTTCTCCAAATCCTTTTATTattctatataaatatgtttttttaaaaaattcaaacaTAAAACAATGGAACACGGCATTGATTTAaaatcattttcattatatatatattttttgatttttatatattcttatttaattgttataattaccttttattttccatattttgaAAAGACATATTATATTGGCTTAGATCaatcatattttcatttacttGTACTTCTTCcttttctttaaataaataatcatcATCAGGTAGGAGgaaattatcatcataattaaaTTCATTAGGAGTATAtgctttttcatttttattttttatactgGATTGTTTTAATGTTTCAATGTCTTTAATTAAATCTTTTAGtttctaataaattaaaaaaaaaaaaaaaaaaaaaagaaaaaagaaaaaagaaaaaggaatgtacagaaatatataaatatataatacaaacaaattatttaaatgtattAGAACATTTTTggatttcttttttaaaaaaaaaaaagaatattataccttttcataaatt contains:
- a CDS encoding heat shock protein 60, translating into MISTLRGKIFNNGSNRNKCVSILSNIQKRNISKDIRFGSDARTAMLTGCNKLADAVSVTLGPKGRNVIIEQSFGSPKITKDGVTVAKSIEFNNKLANLGAQMVKQVAANTNDKAGDGTTTATILARSIFQQGCKAVDSGMNPMDLLRGINKGVEKVLEYLNSIKKDVTTTEEIFNVASISANGDKNIGQLIADTMKKVGKEGTITVTEGKTLQHELEIVEGIKFDRGYISPYFINNSKDQKVELDKPYILIHEKKISTVKSLLPVLEHVLQNQSSLLVIAEDVDSDALATLIVNKLRLGLKICAVKAPGFGEHRKALIHDIAVMTGAKVITEETGLKLDDPQVVSYLGKAKSINVTKDSTLIMEGEGKKEEINERCESIRNAIKMNTSDYEKEKLQERLAKITGGVALIKVGGISEVEVNEIKDRIQDALCATKAAVEEGIVPGGGSALLFASKELDSVQTDNYDQRVGVNIIKDACKAPIKQIAENAGHEGSVVAGNILKEKNSNIGFNAQEGKYVDMIESGIIDPTKVVKTAISDAASIASLMTTTEVAIVDFKDSKNEESSQHMNSVNSMGDMGGMY
- a CDS encoding tubulin binding cofactor c, putative, translated to MDEDFTLVHNTNYDDILQKKIKGIEKKCEELKKDTCKDDVLKEINELIDQAIKLKENVSNIYFQYLKTSSIIIYEKKLKDLIKDIETLKQSSIKNKNEKAYTPNEFNYDDNFLLPDDDYLFKEKEEVQVNENMIDLSQYNMSFQNMENKRIIKGFGETGCSNLLLDNLVNCEIIILDILSSVLIQKIKQCTIWVSAVESSLMISNCQDCNILSNSKQIRIHDAINTNFYINTISNPIIENSTKLIFHKYNLIFDELSELLQKININKDSTKWMEIMDFNWQNTQEKSPNFCINTEIQIYNIKIKYIKKFNGLHQEKLTHDNYVVENFPPFLKKIN
- a CDS encoding tubulin binding cofactor c, putative, giving the protein MDEDFTLVHNTNYDDILQKKIKGIEKKCEELKKDTCKDDVLKEINELIDQAIKLKENVSNIYFQYLKTSSIIIYEKKLKDLIKDIETLKQSSIKNKNEKAYTPNEFNYDDNFLLPDDDYLFKEKEEVQVNENMIDLSQYNMSFQNMENKRIIKGFGETGCSNLLLDNLVNCEIIILDILSSVLIQKIKQCTIWVSAVESSLMISNCQDCNILSNSKQFHKTYFP